In one Sphingobacterium daejeonense genomic region, the following are encoded:
- a CDS encoding DUF4407 domain-containing protein has protein sequence MKEFFWWCAGVHKETLDRFPEEQNKYISIGATIFFTGLFAALAGGYALYFVFSGSAFAIFYALLFGIIWGLAIFNLDRYIVLSIDKSRGVGMQLLQALPRILLAILIGLVISRPLELKIFDKEIKEYLRAEYLVQQNARIDTLNKTFENKYRVEYGQLKALHTHADSLESSIKTSRQQLNHEIFGTKTDETSGVMGYGPYAKMKEANLNSQQAYLDSLRLRLQAKESELLQRKTAEGLLDQKILSDKSLDSAINVAGFADRNAALSNLHKKPDGTVNKSTEYAVIFIALLFIFFECLPVFVKLMSGRDAYDNALKNQKEVHNFESDTGVTVEKTAIDKIDDYRVDASIKRRMDKLQKEFAEE, from the coding sequence ATGAAAGAATTCTTTTGGTGGTGCGCAGGGGTACACAAGGAAACATTAGACCGGTTTCCTGAGGAGCAGAACAAATATATAAGCATTGGCGCGACAATCTTTTTTACAGGTCTATTTGCGGCGTTAGCTGGTGGCTACGCTTTATATTTTGTTTTCAGCGGAAGTGCATTTGCTATTTTTTATGCCCTTCTGTTTGGAATAATTTGGGGATTAGCAATCTTCAACCTGGATCGTTACATCGTTCTCAGTATTGATAAGAGCCGCGGTGTGGGCATGCAATTATTGCAAGCACTGCCGAGGATATTATTGGCCATTCTAATTGGTCTTGTCATTTCTCGCCCGTTGGAGCTTAAAATCTTTGACAAAGAAATCAAAGAGTATCTCCGAGCGGAATATTTAGTTCAACAGAATGCTAGGATCGACACGCTAAACAAAACTTTTGAAAATAAGTACCGCGTTGAATACGGCCAGTTAAAAGCTCTGCATACCCATGCTGACTCCTTGGAATCCAGCATCAAAACATCAAGGCAACAGCTCAACCACGAAATCTTCGGTACAAAGACTGATGAAACATCAGGCGTGATGGGTTATGGTCCATACGCAAAAATGAAAGAGGCAAATCTAAATAGCCAACAAGCGTATTTGGACAGCTTAAGGTTAAGACTACAAGCCAAAGAATCTGAGTTATTGCAGAGAAAGACTGCAGAGGGGTTATTGGATCAAAAAATATTATCTGATAAATCTCTGGATAGCGCAATCAATGTTGCGGGATTTGCAGACCGGAATGCTGCCTTGAGCAATCTACACAAAAAACCCGATGGCACAGTCAACAAGTCTACTGAATATGCCGTAATCTTTATTGCGCTATTGTTCATTTTCTTCGAGTGTTTGCCTGTTTTCGTAAAATTAATGAGTGGTCGTGACGCTTACGATAATGCATTGAAGAATCAGAAAGAAGTTCATAATTTTGAGTCTGACACGGGTGTAACTGTTGAAAAAACAGCGATCGACAAAATAGATGATTACAGGGTTGATGCTTCGATAAAACGGCGAATGGACAAGCTCCAGAAAGAATTTGCGGAGGAATAA
- a CDS encoding M3 family metallopeptidase, which produces MLSTQYGQNLLAETNAFEMLIDKEEDLAGLPKELKAAAAAEAKAKGHDGKWLFTLQNPSVMPFLQYADNRELRKKIWDAYQLRGNNDNEGDTKEILVKIANLRQQKAKLLGYSSHAAYVLEESMAENPANVNALLNKIWTPALAKAKAEAADIQKEIDAAKDTFNVAPYDWRYYQEKIRQKRFALNEEEIKPYFSLTDVREGAFATANKLWGISFVALNNVPVYHPEVEVYEVRDKDGSHLGLLYADFFPRASKRSGAWMTSYRSQSRENGKRVAPVISIVCNFTKPVGDNPALLTFDEASTLFHEFGHALHGLFSNVKYKSLAGTSVPRDFVELPSQIMENWAGDPEVLKTYAKHYQTKEAIPDALIEKMQKAGTFDQGFATVEYIAASLLDMNYHSATSPITAKANDFEKAAMNKIGLIDAIIPRYRSTYFQHIFSGGYSAGYYSYIWSEVLDSDAFAAFKEKGLFDQNTAASFRSNILERGGTGNPAEMYRKFRGADPDPIHLMKKRGLN; this is translated from the coding sequence GTGTTATCTACTCAATATGGTCAAAACCTTTTGGCAGAAACAAATGCTTTCGAAATGTTGATCGACAAAGAAGAGGATTTGGCTGGATTACCTAAGGAATTGAAGGCAGCTGCAGCAGCAGAAGCTAAGGCAAAAGGTCATGATGGTAAATGGTTGTTTACTTTGCAAAATCCTTCCGTAATGCCATTCTTGCAATATGCAGATAACCGTGAATTGCGTAAAAAAATCTGGGATGCTTACCAATTACGTGGTAACAATGATAATGAAGGTGATACGAAAGAGATATTAGTGAAAATCGCTAACCTTCGTCAACAAAAAGCAAAATTATTGGGCTATTCATCTCATGCAGCTTATGTGCTTGAAGAATCAATGGCTGAAAACCCAGCAAATGTAAATGCATTATTGAACAAAATCTGGACGCCAGCATTAGCAAAAGCTAAAGCTGAAGCAGCAGATATTCAAAAAGAAATTGATGCCGCAAAAGATACATTCAATGTAGCTCCATACGATTGGCGTTACTACCAAGAGAAAATTCGCCAAAAACGTTTCGCATTGAATGAAGAAGAAATCAAACCTTATTTCAGCTTAACAGATGTGCGTGAAGGTGCTTTTGCAACAGCTAATAAATTATGGGGAATTTCATTTGTAGCTTTAAACAATGTTCCTGTATACCATCCTGAGGTTGAAGTGTATGAAGTTCGTGATAAGGATGGCTCTCACTTAGGATTATTATATGCTGATTTCTTCCCACGCGCTTCTAAACGTTCTGGTGCTTGGATGACTTCTTATAGATCACAAAGCAGAGAAAACGGGAAACGTGTTGCTCCAGTAATCTCAATCGTATGTAACTTTACAAAACCAGTTGGTGACAATCCTGCACTGTTGACTTTTGATGAAGCTAGCACTTTGTTCCATGAATTTGGCCACGCGTTGCATGGATTGTTCTCAAATGTTAAATACAAAAGCTTAGCTGGAACTTCTGTTCCTCGCGATTTCGTAGAACTTCCTTCCCAAATTATGGAAAACTGGGCAGGAGATCCTGAAGTATTGAAAACATACGCGAAACACTACCAAACAAAAGAAGCAATTCCTGATGCATTGATCGAAAAAATGCAAAAAGCAGGAACTTTTGACCAAGGATTCGCAACAGTTGAATATATAGCAGCTTCTTTATTGGATATGAACTACCACAGTGCAACGTCTCCAATCACTGCTAAAGCAAATGATTTCGAAAAAGCAGCCATGAATAAAATCGGACTAATTGATGCAATTATCCCACGCTACAGAAGTACTTATTTCCAACATATCTTCAGTGGCGGTTATTCAGCAGGTTACTATAGCTATATCTGGTCTGAAGTATTGGATTCAGATGCATTCGCTGCATTTAAAGAAAAAGGTCTTTTCGATCAAAATACAGCTGCTTCGTTCCGTAGCAATATCCTTGAAAGAGGTGGTACCGGAAACCCTGCAGAAATGTACCGCAAATTCCGCGGAGCAGATCCTGACCCAATCCATTTAATGAAAAAAAGAGGACTGAACTAA
- the truA gene encoding tRNA pseudouridine(38-40) synthase TruA: MVEDQMPRYFLEISYNGTAYHGWQIQENAVSVQEKLNQALAILLREEVETIGAGRTDTGVHAKQLFVHFSHPSSVLQNKEKFVHSLNALLPFDISAKRLIEVSRDAHARFDATQRSYEYHVHFQKDPFLHQFSWQLRDRPDIEKMNIAAQDLLGKQDFSCFSKSNTQVFTNNCDIKCAEWVWDGEKLIFHITADRFLRNMVRAIVGTLMEIGLGKKPIEHIKAVIQSKDRSKAGTSVPACGLYLTEVAYPYID; encoded by the coding sequence ATGGTGGAAGATCAAATGCCGAGATACTTTTTAGAAATTTCCTATAATGGTACTGCTTATCATGGATGGCAAATCCAGGAGAATGCTGTATCTGTACAAGAAAAGCTGAATCAAGCCTTAGCAATCTTATTGCGTGAAGAAGTGGAGACTATTGGTGCTGGAAGAACGGATACCGGAGTTCATGCCAAACAATTGTTTGTACATTTTTCACATCCGTCTTCAGTGTTGCAGAATAAGGAGAAATTCGTTCATTCTTTAAATGCTTTGCTTCCTTTTGATATTTCTGCAAAACGTCTTATTGAGGTTTCAAGAGATGCACATGCACGATTTGATGCTACCCAAAGGAGTTATGAATATCATGTTCATTTTCAAAAAGATCCATTCTTACATCAGTTCTCTTGGCAATTAAGGGATAGACCGGATATAGAAAAAATGAACATAGCTGCGCAAGATTTGTTAGGTAAGCAGGATTTTTCTTGTTTCAGCAAATCTAACACACAAGTATTCACGAATAATTGCGATATTAAATGTGCAGAATGGGTGTGGGATGGTGAGAAATTGATTTTCCATATTACAGCGGATCGTTTTCTTCGGAATATGGTTCGTGCAATCGTTGGTACATTAATGGAAATCGGCCTAGGCAAGAAACCTATAGAACATATTAAAGCGGTAATTCAGAGTAAGGATAGATCCAAAGCTGGAACTTCAGTTCCTGCCTGCGGTCTATATCTAACAGAAGTGGCTTATCCTTATATAGATTAA
- a CDS encoding tetratricopeptide repeat-containing sensor histidine kinase, translating into MNARRNLFFIFLLLGIALTSTATQQVAYPYKKEIDSLKKVLNTKQKVVDRARVLFDLSYYYSFSDSTNAHYYLDQGLALNGKAPIISGMGKFYEGMFYMDYDLPRAIELMESAESELAAINSPEAKKLRARTLNNIATAYQWQDKHVKMLDVLINRALPVAFDANDNVITGNIHYKIGMNFWNNLQYVEANRYLNDAVSYLKKGNYDHLTLNEIYKLLIISLHASNETEKADSLIADFERFSKKHKGELPLGDYYYIHGTHYRFKKQYDKALELMDKAIEATIRDKDSDPRSWGGLHYQRTLINIAKKDYKAALVDLKNNVEANIKSHTAFFQDSLNLALAYVKIYEGLGDYPKVVEWIKKKDVLQEAMYNRKIRESIVGYEVKYQTLQKENEILSLKAEREKTESDIRNTRIIIALVAIMLVLIGYFLVKNHQKNKRLLQQQEINNQQKLLDEKQKQKLMSLDAMLQGEEKERNRLSRDLHDGLGSILASIKYKVLDLQLINPHDKVNSVLMDMDYAITEMRRISHNLMPEALRRFGLEVSLNDLCKSLQNINTKIELQVYGSLENLTLDQQTHIYRIIQELIYNSLKHSGAKHILVQCSMEDNVIFITVEDDGVGFAPHILNETSKVGAGLKNVKIRVNYLHGKLDIRSEIGKGTSVDIELSV; encoded by the coding sequence ATGAATGCTAGGCGTAATTTGTTTTTTATCTTCCTACTCCTTGGCATTGCCTTAACAAGTACTGCTACACAGCAGGTTGCATACCCCTATAAAAAAGAAATCGATAGCCTTAAAAAGGTCCTCAACACCAAGCAAAAAGTGGTAGACCGAGCAAGGGTCTTATTTGATCTTTCCTATTATTATTCCTTTTCTGATTCTACCAATGCCCATTATTACCTGGATCAAGGACTGGCCTTGAACGGAAAAGCGCCCATTATTTCAGGGATGGGTAAATTCTATGAAGGCATGTTCTATATGGACTATGACCTCCCAAGAGCAATTGAATTGATGGAGTCGGCAGAAAGTGAACTTGCTGCAATAAATTCTCCGGAAGCCAAAAAATTGAGAGCAAGGACGCTTAACAATATCGCAACAGCTTATCAATGGCAGGATAAACATGTCAAAATGCTAGATGTGCTGATCAATAGAGCATTACCCGTCGCTTTTGATGCAAATGACAATGTTATCACTGGAAATATCCATTATAAGATAGGAATGAACTTTTGGAATAATCTACAATATGTAGAAGCAAACCGTTATTTAAATGATGCGGTCTCTTATCTCAAAAAAGGAAATTATGATCACCTAACCCTTAATGAGATCTATAAATTGCTGATTATTTCACTTCATGCATCAAATGAAACTGAAAAAGCTGATTCGTTAATTGCAGACTTTGAAAGGTTTTCAAAAAAACATAAAGGCGAGTTGCCCTTGGGTGACTACTATTACATCCACGGAACTCATTACAGATTTAAAAAACAATATGACAAGGCATTGGAGCTTATGGACAAGGCTATTGAAGCCACCATCAGAGACAAAGATTCTGATCCAAGGTCATGGGGTGGATTGCATTATCAAAGGACATTGATCAATATTGCTAAGAAAGATTATAAAGCAGCATTGGTCGATCTCAAGAATAATGTAGAAGCCAATATTAAATCTCATACAGCATTTTTTCAAGACAGCTTGAATCTCGCCTTGGCATATGTAAAAATTTATGAAGGATTAGGGGATTATCCGAAAGTCGTGGAATGGATAAAGAAAAAAGATGTCCTGCAAGAAGCAATGTATAATCGCAAAATCAGAGAATCAATTGTTGGCTATGAAGTGAAGTATCAAACTTTACAGAAAGAAAATGAAATCCTTTCTTTAAAAGCAGAACGAGAAAAAACTGAAAGTGATATTAGAAACACGAGAATTATTATTGCATTAGTCGCAATAATGTTGGTCCTTATAGGTTATTTCTTAGTCAAGAACCATCAAAAAAACAAACGTCTATTGCAACAACAGGAAATCAACAATCAACAAAAACTTTTGGATGAGAAACAAAAACAAAAGCTGATGTCCTTGGATGCTATGCTGCAGGGAGAGGAAAAGGAAAGAAATAGGCTCTCCAGAGATCTTCATGATGGTTTGGGAAGTATCTTGGCTTCTATTAAATACAAGGTCTTGGATCTTCAGTTGATTAATCCCCATGACAAGGTAAATTCAGTTTTGATGGATATGGACTACGCAATAACCGAAATGCGCAGGATTTCCCATAACTTAATGCCTGAAGCATTGCGGCGATTTGGATTAGAAGTGTCCTTAAATGATTTGTGCAAAAGCCTCCAAAATATTAACACAAAAATAGAACTGCAAGTTTATGGGTCACTAGAAAACCTAACACTAGATCAACAGACTCATATTTATAGAATTATTCAGGAATTGATCTATAATTCACTGAAACATTCAGGGGCAAAACATATTTTGGTGCAATGTAGTATGGAAGACAACGTGATTTTCATTACCGTGGAAGATGACGGAGTTGGGTTTGCTCCACATATTTTAAACGAAACTTCAAAAGTTGGAGCTGGATTGAAGAACGTGAAAATAAGGGTAAATTACCTACATGGTAAATTAGACATCAGATCTGAGATAGGAAAGGGTACAAGCGTGGATATTGAATTGTCCGTCTAG
- a CDS encoding DUF4293 domain-containing protein, whose product MIQRIQTVWLLISSLVLCGLFIFPFVGYIDLVGLGKNIYVTGVYSSANNVTTKESGFLLMTIATVILALIPIFIIFQYKNRKLQLNLILVQVILICLFAVWMFVSANNILGLINQSIGASNIGIGFFLLPVSILCLSFAIRGIRNDNKLIKSADRLR is encoded by the coding sequence ATGATACAACGTATTCAAACCGTTTGGTTGTTAATCTCAAGCTTGGTTCTTTGTGGACTTTTCATTTTCCCATTTGTAGGATACATTGATTTAGTTGGTCTTGGCAAAAACATTTATGTTACTGGCGTTTATTCTTCAGCTAACAATGTGACGACCAAAGAGTCTGGGTTCCTTTTAATGACTATTGCAACGGTGATATTGGCTTTGATCCCAATATTTATCATATTTCAATATAAAAACAGAAAATTGCAGTTAAACTTAATATTGGTTCAAGTTATACTTATCTGTCTTTTTGCTGTTTGGATGTTTGTTTCAGCAAACAATATCTTGGGATTAATCAATCAAAGTATTGGCGCAAGCAATATCGGAATCGGCTTCTTTCTGTTACCTGTATCGATCTTATGTTTGTCCTTTGCAATTCGTGGCATAAGAAATGATAATAAGTTGATTAAATCGGCCGACAGGCTTCGTTAA